A single region of the Anomaloglossus baeobatrachus isolate aAnoBae1 chromosome 2, aAnoBae1.hap1, whole genome shotgun sequence genome encodes:
- the LOC142292227 gene encoding uncharacterized protein LOC142292227 has protein sequence MSDRGSEVYVTRSHVSSSASRKSVSSAAIATARAKAEAAKVRAAFAEQELKLKTEKARLEADLAKLAVDTEAAAAEAEVQALEEAARSDSKSFRLRLGPELSHRDISQRTSDYVLKHTASDDRLHSAPRERLNPAIQPSTFIQQTSHVKHEGNSVHLTPSVSPAPKFVDSYYTANRPKMEDPDGDYHGDNVFDGNNNSLGPHHSNMYQDHPLRNQELPDFLKFFARRELLTKGLLKFNDHPESYRAWRASFRNATAGLDISANEEIDLLVKWLGNESAEHAKRIRDISINHPSKGLCLLWERLDECYGSSERIEESLFKRLEDFPKISNKSFHMLRELSDLLVELQVAKFEGDLPGLASLDAARGIKPIVNKLPYSLQEKWLNRGSDYKQRHNVPFPPFHVFVDFVRQQAKIRNDPSFDLSTADPINPRTGKPAPVRNPRGSPITVHKTNVSATDSSRKTHSTTEPEGSLTIDPDKECPLHKRPHPLQQCRSFRGKSLKDRRIFLRENNICYRCCASTSHLARDCNASITCSECNSQEHSTALHPEPAPQNSTHIDRLTEHGGEETDSTPPEVSPQCTQVCGEGLTNKSCSKICLVTVYPMGYREKAVKLYAILDDQSNRSLASSAFFDIFGIKGLSCSYSLKTCTGVSEESGRRATGYQIESLDGKTSLPLPTLIECNAIPNNREEIPTPEAALHHPHLRNIAHLIPALNSQAKLVLLLGRDIIRVHKVRKQINGPHNSPYAQKLDLGWVVIGDVCLGNAHKPNNVQSLYTNTLESGRPSFFLPCPNKFLVKENLTNSAHLNGGKDRYAMDELCDGDKDHLGCAVFQKTKEDYKLAHSIEDETFLEIMDQGFHKDENDSWVAPLPFKPQRPRLPNNKEMALKRLTYLKPSFSKKPEMEVHFFAFMDKIFKIPTDQNPADHATRAVSAPRLKDTNWLVRPAFLYQPVPTAHETHTHELFEPESDVELRPQVSTLSTTITNRHLDSRRFLRFSTCRSAYRALTCLIHVIRSFKNRQSRPAPCKGWHRCHKAYTVEELTQAKHAIICCVQHEAYTQTLESLRNHRSVPKDSPLKKLDPFVDTQGLLRVGGRISNAKLENDESTPIIVPHGHVAFLLVEHYHAQVRHQGRLITEGALREAGFWITGAKRLVSRVIFKCIICRKLRGSCQSQKMADLPADRLSTEPPFTNVGLDVFGPWSVVTRQTRGGHANSKRWAVLFTCLSIRAVHIEVIETMDISSFINAFRRFISLRGHVKHIRSDRGSNFVGACGELKIPSNLDINQVERRLSELGCTWTFNPPHSSHMGGVWERMIGIARRILDSIFLQLGPSKLTHETLTTFMAEVVAIMNARPLVPISNDPDDLSLLTPSTLLTQKFNVSMPTSGEFTTKDLYKSQWKRVQMLADLFWTKWRKQYLSTLQTRDKWQDSRPNMKPGNVVLVKNTQSKRNEWPLGLVTKVFPSQDGQVRKVEIKIPKQSGKLFLRPVSELILLL, from the coding sequence atgtcagatagaggatctgaagtttatgtaacacgctcccatgtaagctcgtcagcttcaaggaagtctgtgagcagcgctgcaattgccaccgccagggcgaaggcggaagccgccaaagtgagagctgcctttgctgaacaagagttgaaattaaagacagaaaaagcacgtctagaagccgaccttgcaaaacttgctgtagacacagaagcagcagcagcagaagctgaagtacaggctttagaagaagcagcacgcagcgacagtaaaagtttcaggttaaggctcggacccgaactcagtcatcgggatatctcacaacgcacttcAGACTACGTGCTAAAGCATACCGCATCAGACGACCgtctacattcagctccaagagagagacttaatcctgccattcagccatcaaccttcattcaacaaacatcccatgttaagcatgaaggtaattccgtccacctaacaccatcagtgtcacctgcacccaagtttgtagattcctaTTACACAGCGAACCGTCCCAAAATGGAGGACCCCGATGGTGACTATCATGGCGACAACGTATTTGATggcaacaataactcactgggacctcatcatagcaacatgtatcaggaccaccctctcagaaatcaagagctaccagatttcctcaagttcttcgcacgccgtgagttactcaccaaaggtcttttaaagtttaacgaccatcctgaaagttacagagcgtggagagcttccttcagaaacgccacggccggcctggacatctctgccaatgaagagatcgatctcttggtcaagtggctaggaaacgaatcagcagaacatgcaaaacgcatcagggatatcagcatcaaccacccgagcaaaggtttgtgcctgttatgggagagacttgatgagtgctatggctcttcagagaggatagaagaatccctcttcaaaaggttggaggactttcccaagatctctaataagagctttcacatgctaagagaattgagcgacctcttggtagaactccaagttgccaagtttgaaggagacctgccaggcctcgcgtccctagatgcagccagaggtattaaacccatagtgaataagttgccttacagtctgcaagagaaatggttgaaccggggttcagattacaaacaacgtcacaacgtgccgtttcctccattccatgtcttcgtagattttgtgcgccagcaagccaagatcaggaatgatcccagctttgacctttccaccgcagatcccatcaacccacgaacaggtaagcctgctccagtacgcaaccctcgaggctcacctatcactgtacacaaaactaatgtgtctgctacagattcatcacgcaagacccacagtacaacagaacctgaagggtcactaacaattgacccagacaaagagtgccccctacacaaaaggcctcacccactgcaacagtgcaggagtttcagaggaaaatctcttaaagaccgtagaatcttcctcagagaaaacaacatatgttacagatgttgtgcatccacatctcacttagctagagactgcaatgccagtatcacttgttcggagtgtaacagtcaagagcacagcacagctctacacccaGAACCAGCCCCACAGAATTCCACGCACATCGACCGacttacagagcacggcggggaggagacagacagtacacctcctgaagtgtcaccccagtgcactcaagtttgtggagaaggtctcactaacaaatcctgctcaaagatctgtctggttacagtttaccctatgggctacagagaaaaagcggttaaactctatgctatactcgacgaccagagtaatagatcactcgccagctcagctttctttgacatctttggaatcaagggacttagctgctcctactcactgaaaacatgtacaggagtgagtgaagaatctggcaggagggcaacaggttatcaaatcgaatccctagatgggaagacatccttaccccttcctacattaatcgagtgcaatgccatcccgaacaatagagaggaaatacccactccagaagcagcactacaccatccccatttgagaaacatagcgcatctcattcctgcacttaattcccaagccaagttggtccttttgctggggagagacatcatcagagttcacaaggtgaggaaacagataaacggtcctcataactcgccctacgctcagaagctagatctaggatgggtagttataggggacgtctgcctcgggaatgctcacaagccgaacaacgtccaatctctctacacgaacacattggagagtggccgtccatcctttttcctaccctgccccaacaaattcctagtgaaggagaatctcaccaattcagcacacttaaatggtgggaaagacagatacgccatggatgaattgtgcgacggagacaaagatcatctagggtgcgctgtctttcaaaagaccaaagaagattataaactagcccattccattgaagatgagaccttcctggagataatggatcaaggatttcacaaggatgaaaacgacagctgggtggctccactaccattcaagccacaaagaccccgtcttcctaacaacaaagagatggcactaaagcgccttacctacttaaagccaagtttctcaaagaagccagaaatggaggtacatttctttgctttcatggacaaaatattcaaaataccaaccgaccaaaatcctgcagaccatgcgaccagagcggtatcggcaccacgcctcaaagacactaactggctagtcagacctgcatttctgtatcaaccagtacccactgctcacgagacacatacacatgaactcttcgaaccagaatcagatgtagagctacggcctcaagtttccacacttagcacaacgatcaccaacaggcaccttgattctcgccgcttcctcagattctctacctgtagatcggcctacagagccttgacttgcctgatccatgtcattagatcctttaaaaacagacagtcgagaccagctccatgcaaaggctggcatcgttgtcataaagcttacacagtagaagagctcacgcaagccaaacacgcaatcatctgttgtgtacagcatgaagcttatacccagactctagagtccctccggaaccacagaagtgtcccaaaagatagtccccttaaaaaactggacccgtttgtggatactcaaggactgctgagagtcgggggacgaatttcaaatgcaaagcttgaaaatgacgagagtactccaatcattgttcctcatggccatgttgctttcctgctggttgagcattatcacgcacaggttagacatcaagggcgcttgataactgaaggagccctacgggaagcgggtttctggataacaggagctaagcgacttgtgagtagagtcatcttcaaatgtatcatctgcaggaaactccgtggttcttgtcaatcccaaaaaatggcagacctaccagcagaccgtttgagtaccgaacctccttttactaacgtgggcctcgatgtgtttggtccctggtcagttgtcacacgtcagactaggggaggacatgcaaacagcaagcgctgggccgtcttgttcacatgtttgagtattagagccgtacacatagaagtcattgagacaatggacatatccagcttcataaatgccttcagacgattcatttctctcagaggacatgtaaagcatatacgctctgacagaggatctaactttgtaggagcatgtggtgaactaaagattccctcaaatctggacattaaccaagtagaaagacgtctttcagaactaggttgtacgtggacctttaacccaccgcactcatctcatatgggaggtgtgtgggagcgcatgatcggcatcgctcgcagaatcctcgattccatctttctgcaacttggtccttcgaagctcactcatgagactctaacaaccttcatggccgaggtagtagctataatgaacgccagaccactggttcccatatccaatgaccctgatgacctatctctgctcaccccttcaactctcctcacccagaagtttaatgtgagtatgccgacttctggagagtttactacaaaagacttgtacaaatctcaatggaaaagagttcaaatgttagcagaccttttctggactaagtggagaaaacaatatctctctacattacagacaagagacaaatggcaagatagtagacccaacatgaaacctgggaatgtcgtcctagtgaagaacactcagtctaaaaggaacgagtggcctctaggattggtaaccaaagtcttcccaagtcaagacggacaggtcaggaaagtggaaatcaagattcccaagcaaagtggaaagctgtttcttagacctgtatctgaacttattctattgctctag